From a region of the Puntigrus tetrazona isolate hp1 unplaced genomic scaffold, ASM1883169v1 S000000002, whole genome shotgun sequence genome:
- the rsf1b.1 gene encoding remodeling and spacing factor 1 isoform X3 → MSASEAADGSSPELCPSFAVICSFLERYGALLDLPEVSFPELERGLQESSAVPKLLVDLHVKLLRKIGKSVSADRWEKNLIKICQEFNTTWAWELEKKGYREMTVECKTGILKYLCECQFDDNVKFKTAINEEDPDKMRLQPIGRDKDGLMYWFQLDQDHNVRIYVEEQDDLDGSSWKCIVRNRDDLAQILGLLKTQIDPALLVKKDPEEGSSNNSPNPEKEDDKKKEGAEVGIGDEKTQNDLSASENKENILEKENAKQEDAETINSLSEKGLKGKEELQKPSETANGTTASIKEEPQDEDEKAKDLSTPSQIAEKTEDIKRKTLEETQRALKNDHQAKIPLKKREMKLSEDFDTSSMGIRNAPVAPVKESQTCFDDSRLNAEKINGHVPHLIASESEIQKGSDNFQKESTEEKNSEKLPLDLDKSKEGKKETKDDQMEKKMDTNETRLCAEEQMEVEKSEESCAPTAEENKEKSETSQSPEKTPGEEKHSSLSEQSEKTPVSEEVTDNKKSPSCDNTDATEVNASTLPVESTEEESVKDLPNNESSNDLTHDKSGKIPLKDDPTKGLAEDQSTKCLSEDETSIEKSTQVFSKEAVKESSKDCTREDSIKDLPKDEPEKEESNKNLLKEETSKKESMENLSNEQSKKDLAEEEYKKVLTEESQQSPKDSNRVHKEPDLTASTLMETEPIPSSKTEESSSCEVIKPHSGTEKPVNTEETKPHHSSADTTTEKEQSAILSETEKQSMSEGDKHSTNGESDSIVPKPSEDTDSPQDKVQEKSESPKLASVDLEKSSVSDSTNTPSTPKTTEKVDSEEKCDAAETDKNKDLKASKDKDEKGEAANSSEESAGKKSGEIKATEQPSESTSSENPPSDREHEKEPDSKEGNKEKPMEIDSEGDKADKIQSAVDKGCGTITASKKETDIPVDQNITSSKESKQDASSGEDKSSAVKSSKRPGRPPKKSQDSQDEDKTGEEQEEKTQQERIRMKIKIPAHRRKAELQREEVRGDSETEVTDSRCLRRSPRICRPTAKAVEIQDRRAERKQATPVSEKEKEENEDKEDEDPVPSKPRKAEPDGQTKPKAGRRRKRQPWSRMRRKRKSSDDDDEDEESESEEEETEEDDSDEDYKVEKTRKRRRNRNRERHSSDSSTSSSEDDTPNDDPCKHCGLPNHPELILLCDSCDSGYHTACLRPPLMIIPDGEWFCPPCQHKQLCDRLEEQLLNLDAALKKKERAERRKERLVYVGISVENIITPSVEVEEEKEVVVKEKKDVKKSKGWGRRSTRAKKYISYRFDEFDEAIEEAIEEDIKEAEGGGAGRGKDMANITGHREKDMSTILQEDGKENGRPRRISAAQKKKRRRLNDLDSDSTVDEEESEDEFRLSDSSEDEEFVASDNDAESEAEVPSYEDSDFGSDVDRPKRKQPPRRRRKPKGYSDEEELETDEEEEEEELATEGSSEFSDSDLDVRCRRSYRSRKQEVNYCESSDSDGSQASTNKDKKKKRRHLSSSDSEASFQSAESDEERKPKKIRADSSEEESRKRRRRLSLKRRRESEDDDDDDSDESEEEERPIRKRVNRIDSDDSESEEEVKKSPSEKETEETGKGPSPLDYNLVELPPTNGQSPMKGLEGLMPRPGVGVTAKSGNAPSAVSIAPNGMEIAAPDEDEDDLLGVTDLVDYVCNSEQL, encoded by the exons ATGTCTGCCTCGGAGGCAGCGGACGGTTCTTCCCCGGAATTATGCCCGAGCTTCGCCGTTATCTGCTCGTTCCTGGAGCGGTATGGAGCTCTGCTGGACCTGCCGGAGGTGTCGTTCCCGGAGCTGGAGCGCGGTCTGCAGGAGAGCAGCGCGG TACCCAAACTCCTCGTGGATCTTCATGTGAAATTACTGAGGAAAATTGGCAAATCTGTGTCAGCAGACAGATGGGAGAAAAACCTTATTAAG ATCTGTCAGGAGTTTAACACCACATGGGCGTGGGAGCTAGAAAAAAAGGGTTATCGAGAGATGACAGTGGAGTGTAAGACAGGAATTCTGAAG TACTTGTGCGAATGCCAGTTTGATGACAATGTCAAGTTTAAAACCGCTATCAATGAAGAGGACCCAGATAAAATGCGTCTTCAGCCAATTGGCAGAGACAAAGATGGCCTTATGTACTGGTTCCAGCTAGATCAAGACCATAATGTAAGGATCTATGTGGAAGAACAGGATGATTTGGATGGGTCATCCTGGAAGTGTATAGTAAG AAATAGAGACGACCTGGCTCAAATCCTTGGATTGTTGAAGACTCAGATTGATCCAGCACTTTTGGTAAAGAAGGATCCAGAGGAGGGCTCATCTAATAACAGTCCGAACCCAGAGAAAGAAGACGACAAGAAAAAAGAGGGAGCTGAAG TGGGGATCGGAGATGAGAAAACACAGAATGATTTATCTGCGTCTGAAAATAAGGAAAACATATTGGAAAAGGAAAATGCAAAGCAAGAAGATGCAGAAACCATAAATTCTTTGTCAGAAAAAGGCTTGAAGGGGAAGGAAGAGCTGCAGAAACCTTCGGAGACGGCAAATGGCACTACTGCATCGATTAAAGAAGAGCCACAAGATGAAGATGAGAAAGCCAAGGACTTGTCAACGCCTTCACAGATCGCAGAAAAAACAGaggatataaaaagaaaaactttagaAGAGACTCAGAGAGCTTTGAAAAATGACCATCAAGCAAAAATtcccctgaaaaagcgggaaatGAAACTAAGTGAAGACTTTGACACCAGCAGCATGGGAATACGAAATGCTCCTGTTGCTCCTGTAAAAGAATCTCAGACATGTTTCGATGACAGCAGATTGAATGCGGAAAAGATCAACGGTCATGTCCCGCACCTAATAGCGTCTGAGAGTGAAATACAAAAAGGGTCGGATAATTTTCAAAAGGAAAGTACAGAAGAGAAAAATTCAGAGAAGCTCCCACTAGATTTAGATAAATCcaaagaaggaaaaaaggagACAAAGGATGACCAGATGGAAAAGAAGATGGACACAAATGAAACCAGATTGTGTGCTGAAGAGCAGATGGAAGTGGAGAAGTCTGAGGAGTCCTGTGCCCCCACTGCAGAAGAGAACAAGGAAAAATCTGAAACTTCGCAATCTCCTGAAAAGACCCCTGGAGAAGAAAAGCACTCATCATTAAGTGAACAATCAGAAAAGACACCTGTTTCTGAAGAAGTGACCGACAATAAAAAGTCTCCCAGTTGTGATAATACGGATGCTACTGAAGTAAATGCATCAACACTTCCCGTAGAGTCAACAGAAGAAGAATCAGTGAAAGATCTTCCAAACAATGAATCATCAAATGATCTTACACACGACAAGTCAGGGAAAATTCCCCTAAAAGATGATCCAACAAAAGGTCTGGCGGAAGATCAATCAACAAAATGTCTCTCAGAAGATGAAACATCAATTGAAAAGTCAACCCAAGTATTCTCAAAAGAAGCAGTGAAAGAATCATCAAAAGATTGCACAAGAGAAGATTCAATAAAAGATCTTCCAAAAGACGAGCCAGAAAAAGAAGagtcaaataaaaatctcttaAAAGAAGAGACATCAAAAAAAGAGTCAATGGAAAACCTATCAAATGAACAGTCCAAGAAGGATCTTGCAGAAGAAGAATATAAGAAAGTcctcacagaagaaagtcagcaGTCTCCCAAAGACTCTAATAGGGTCCATAAAGAACCAGATCTAACTGCTTCCACGCTGATGGAAACTGAACCAATCCCATCATCTAAAACAGAGGAGTCTTCTTCCTGTGAAGTAATCAAACCACATTCTGGCACTGAAAAGCCAGTGAACactgaagaaacaaaaccccatcacAGCTCTGCAGACACTACcacagaaaaagagcaaagtgCCATTCTCtcagaaactgaaaaacagagCATGTCTGAAGGAGACAAACATTCAACCAATGGAGAAAGTGACTCCATTGTTCCTAAACCTTCTGAAGATACAGATAGCCCTCAAGACAAAGTGCAAGAGAAGTCAGAATCCCCTAAGCTAGCATCAGTAGATCTTGAAAAATCATCTGTTTCTGATTCAACAAATACTCCAAGCACACCAAAAACCACAGAGAAAGTAGATAGTGAGGAAAAATGTGATGCAGCtgaaactgataaaaataagGATTTGAAAGCGTCAAAAGACAAGGATGAAAAGGGTGAAGCTGCAAACAGCTCAGAAGAATCTGCAGGAAAAAAATCAGGAGAAATTAAAGCTACAGAACAACCCAGTGAATCCACCAGTTCGGAGAATCCTCCTTCTGATAGAGAACATGAAAAGGAACCAGATTCAAAGGAAGGGAACAAAGAGAAGCCAATGGAAATTGATTCAGAGGGCGATAAAGCTGATAAAATTCAGTCGGCTGTTGACAAGGGATGTGGGACTATAACAGCAAGTAAGAAGGAAACTGATATTCCTGTGGATCAAAACATCACCTCAAGCAAAGAATCTAAGCAAGACGCGAGTTCTGGGGAAGACAAAAGCTCTGCTGTGAAAAGCAGTAAAAGACCAGGGCGGCCTCCCAAGAAATCTCAGGACAGTCAGGATGAGGATAAAACAGGCGAGGAACAAGAAGAAAAGACACAGCAGGAAAGAATTCGCATGAAGATCAAAATCCCAGCTCACAGACGGAAGGCAGAACTTCAGAGAGAAGAGGTGAGAGGAGATTCAGAGACTGAGGTGACTGACAGCAGGTGCTTGAGGAGATCTCCGAGAATCTGCAGACCCACTGCTAAAGCTGTGGAGATCCAGGACAGGAGGGCGGAACGGAAGCAGGCTACTCCGGTgtcagagaaagaaaaggaggaaaatgAAGACAAAGAGGATGAGGATCCTGTACCGAGTAAACCAAGGAAAGCTGAGCCAGATGGCCAAACAAAACCAAAG GCGGGGAGGCGTCGGAAACGGCAACCGTGGTCTCGTATGAGACGTAAAAGGAAAAgttctgatgatgatgatgaggacgAGGAAAGCGAGAGTGAGGAAGAGGAGACAGAGGAGGACGACAGCGATGAAGACTATAAGGTGGAGAAGACCAGGAAAAGAAGGAGAAACCGAAACCGAGAGCGGCACAGCTCTGACTCCTCTACCTCTTCATCAGAAGATGATACACCCAATGACGACCCCTGCAAACACTGTGGCCTTCCCAACCATCCCGAGCTG ATACTCCTGTGTGATTCCTGCGACAGCGGCTACCACACTGCCTGCCTGCGTCCTCCACTCATGATCATTCCAGACGGGGAATGGTTCTGTCCCCCCTGCCAGCAT AAGCAACTTTGTGACAGGCTCGAAGAGCAATTGCTGAATTTGGATGCCGCCCTCAAAAAGAAAGAACGTGCAGAGCGAAG GAAAGAGCGACTGGTGTATGTTGGCATCAGTGTAGAGAACATCATCACACCCTCC gtGGAAGTGGAGGAGGAAAAGGAGGTGGTggtgaaagagaagaaagatgTAAAGAAAAGCAAAGGATGGGGACGGAGATCAACCAGGGCAAAGAAATACATAAGCTACAG ATTTGATGAGTTTGATGAAGCAATTGAAGAAGCAATCGAGGAAGACATTAAAGAGGCAGAAGGTGGAG GAGCAGGCCGGGGAAAGGACATGGCAAACATCACAGGCCACAGAGAGAAGGACATGTCCACCATCCTACAGGAGGATGGGAAGGAGAACGGGCGGCCGCGGCGAATCAGTGCAGCTCAGAAGAAGAAACGGCGGCGTCTCAACGATCTAGACAGCGACAGTACCGTAGACGAGGAAGAGAGTGAAGACGAGTTCCGTCTCAGCGACAG ttCAGAAGATGAGGAGTTTGTGGCCTCTGATAATGACGCGGAGAGCGAAGCAGAAGTCCCATCCTATGAGGACAGTGACTTCGGGAGTGATGTTGACCGCCCAAAGAGGAAACAGCCGCCACGCAGAAGACGCAAACCGAAAGGATACTCTGATGAAGAGGAGCTGGAAActgatgaagaggaggaagaggaggaattGG CGACAGAAGGCTCTAGTGAATTCAGTGATAGTGATCTGGACGTCCGCTGTCGGCGGTCCTATCGGAGTCGTAAGCAAGAGGTGAATTACTGTGAAAGCTCAGATTCTGACGGCTCACAGGCCAGCAccaacaaagacaaaaagaagaaaCGCAGACATCTATCCAGCTCCGACAGTGAAG CTAGTTTCCAGTCAGCCGAATCTGATGAAGAACGCAAGCCCAAGAAGATAAGAGCGGACTCGTCCGAAGAAGAGTCCAGGAAACGGCGAAGACGTCTGTCCCTTAAGCGTCGGAGGGAGTCGgaggatgacgatgatgatgactCGGACGAATCCGAGGAAGAGGAGCGGCCCATCCGGAAGCGTGTGAACCGCATCGACTCTGACGACAGCGAGAGTGAAGAGGAGGTGAAGAAGAGCCCGTcggagaaagagacagaggagaCTGGCAAAGGACCCAGTCCACTGGACTACAACTTGGTGGAGCTTCCTCCAACTAACGGACAGAGCCCAATGAAGGGTTTGGAGGGACTCATGCCTCGACCCGGGGTGGGAGTGACGGCTAAAAGCGGAAACGCCCCATCAGCAGTATCCATAGCACCGAACGGCATGGAGATTGCTGCGCCGGACGAAGATGAAGACGACCTTTTGGGCGTCACAGACCTTGTAGACTATGTATGCAACAGTGAACAGTTATAA
- the rsf1b.1 gene encoding remodeling and spacing factor 1 isoform X2 produces the protein MSASEAADGSSPELCPSFAVICSFLERYGALLDLPEVSFPELERGLQESSAVPKLLVDLHVKLLRKIGKSVSADRWEKNLIKICQEFNTTWAWELEKKGYREMTVECKTGILKYLCECQFDDNVKFKTAINEEDPDKMRLQPIGRDKDGLMYWFQLDQDHNVRIYVEEQDDLDGSSWKCIVRNRDDLAQILGLLKTQIDPALLVKKDPEEGSSNNSPNPEKEDDKKKEGAEVGIGDEKTQNDLSASENKENILEKENAKQEDAETINSLSEKGLKGKEELQKPSETANGTTASIKEEPQDEDEKAKDLSTPSQIAEKTEDIKRKTLEETQRALKNDHQAKIPLKKREMKLSEDFDTSSMGIRNAPVAPVKESQTCFDDSRLNAEKINGHVPHLIASESEIQKGSDNFQKESTEEKNSEKLPLDLDKSKEGKKETKDDQMEKKMDTNETRLCAEEQMEVEKSEESCAPTAEENKEKSETSQSPEKTPGEEKHSSLSEQSEKTPVSEEVTDNKKSPSCDNTDATEVNASTLPVESTEEESVKDLPNNESSNDLTHDKSGKIPLKDDPTKGLAEDQSTKCLSEDETSIEKSTQVFSKEAVKESSKDCTREDSIKDLPKDEPEKEESNKNLLKEETSKKESMENLSNEQSKKDLAEEEYKKVLTEESQQSPKDSNRVHKEPDLTASTLMETEPIPSSKTEESSSCEVIKPHSGTEKPVNTEETKPHHSSADTTTEKEQSAILSETEKQSMSEGDKHSTNGESDSIVPKPSEDTDSPQDKVQEKSESPKLASVDLEKSSVSDSTNTPSTPKTTEKVDSEEKCDAAETDKNKDLKASKDKDEKGEAANSSEESAGKKSGEIKATEQPSESTSSENPPSDREHEKEPDSKEGNKEKPMEIDSEGDKADKIQSAVDKGCGTITASKKETDIPVDQNITSSKESKQDASSGEDKSSAVKSSKRPGRPPKKSQDSQDEDKTGEEQEEKTQQERIRMKIKIPAHRRKAELQREEVRGDSETEVTDSRCLRRSPRICRPTAKAVEIQDRRAERKQATPVSEKEKEENEDKEDEDPVPSKPRKAEPDGQTKPKAGRRRKRQPWSRMRRKRKSSDDDDEDEESESEEEETEEDDSDEDYKVEKTRKRRRNRNRERHSSDSSTSSSEDDTPNDDPCKHCGLPNHPELILLCDSCDSGYHTACLRPPLMIIPDGEWFCPPCQHKQLCDRLEEQLLNLDAALKKKERAERRKERLVYVGISVENIITPSVEVEEEKEVVVKEKKDVKKSKGWGRRSTRAKKYISYRFDEFDEAIEEAIEEDIKEAEGGGAGRGKDMANITGHREKDMSTILQEDGKENGRPRRISAAQKKKRRRLNDLDSDSTVDEEESEDEFRLSDSSSEDEEFVASDNDAESEAEVPSYEDSDFGSDVDRPKRKQPPRRRRKPKGYSDEEELETDEEEEEEELATEGSSEFSDSDLDVRCRRSYRSRKQEVNYCESSDSDGSQASTNKDKKKKRRHLSSSDSEASFQSAESDEERKPKKIRADSSEEESRKRRRRLSLKRRRESEDDDDDDSDESEEEERPIRKRVNRIDSDDSESEEEVKKSPSEKETEETGKGPSPLDYNLVELPPTNGQSPMKGLEGLMPRPGVGVTAKSGNAPSAVSIAPNGMEIAAPDEDEDDLLGVTDLVDYVCNSEQL, from the exons ATGTCTGCCTCGGAGGCAGCGGACGGTTCTTCCCCGGAATTATGCCCGAGCTTCGCCGTTATCTGCTCGTTCCTGGAGCGGTATGGAGCTCTGCTGGACCTGCCGGAGGTGTCGTTCCCGGAGCTGGAGCGCGGTCTGCAGGAGAGCAGCGCGG TACCCAAACTCCTCGTGGATCTTCATGTGAAATTACTGAGGAAAATTGGCAAATCTGTGTCAGCAGACAGATGGGAGAAAAACCTTATTAAG ATCTGTCAGGAGTTTAACACCACATGGGCGTGGGAGCTAGAAAAAAAGGGTTATCGAGAGATGACAGTGGAGTGTAAGACAGGAATTCTGAAG TACTTGTGCGAATGCCAGTTTGATGACAATGTCAAGTTTAAAACCGCTATCAATGAAGAGGACCCAGATAAAATGCGTCTTCAGCCAATTGGCAGAGACAAAGATGGCCTTATGTACTGGTTCCAGCTAGATCAAGACCATAATGTAAGGATCTATGTGGAAGAACAGGATGATTTGGATGGGTCATCCTGGAAGTGTATAGTAAG AAATAGAGACGACCTGGCTCAAATCCTTGGATTGTTGAAGACTCAGATTGATCCAGCACTTTTGGTAAAGAAGGATCCAGAGGAGGGCTCATCTAATAACAGTCCGAACCCAGAGAAAGAAGACGACAAGAAAAAAGAGGGAGCTGAAG TGGGGATCGGAGATGAGAAAACACAGAATGATTTATCTGCGTCTGAAAATAAGGAAAACATATTGGAAAAGGAAAATGCAAAGCAAGAAGATGCAGAAACCATAAATTCTTTGTCAGAAAAAGGCTTGAAGGGGAAGGAAGAGCTGCAGAAACCTTCGGAGACGGCAAATGGCACTACTGCATCGATTAAAGAAGAGCCACAAGATGAAGATGAGAAAGCCAAGGACTTGTCAACGCCTTCACAGATCGCAGAAAAAACAGaggatataaaaagaaaaactttagaAGAGACTCAGAGAGCTTTGAAAAATGACCATCAAGCAAAAATtcccctgaaaaagcgggaaatGAAACTAAGTGAAGACTTTGACACCAGCAGCATGGGAATACGAAATGCTCCTGTTGCTCCTGTAAAAGAATCTCAGACATGTTTCGATGACAGCAGATTGAATGCGGAAAAGATCAACGGTCATGTCCCGCACCTAATAGCGTCTGAGAGTGAAATACAAAAAGGGTCGGATAATTTTCAAAAGGAAAGTACAGAAGAGAAAAATTCAGAGAAGCTCCCACTAGATTTAGATAAATCcaaagaaggaaaaaaggagACAAAGGATGACCAGATGGAAAAGAAGATGGACACAAATGAAACCAGATTGTGTGCTGAAGAGCAGATGGAAGTGGAGAAGTCTGAGGAGTCCTGTGCCCCCACTGCAGAAGAGAACAAGGAAAAATCTGAAACTTCGCAATCTCCTGAAAAGACCCCTGGAGAAGAAAAGCACTCATCATTAAGTGAACAATCAGAAAAGACACCTGTTTCTGAAGAAGTGACCGACAATAAAAAGTCTCCCAGTTGTGATAATACGGATGCTACTGAAGTAAATGCATCAACACTTCCCGTAGAGTCAACAGAAGAAGAATCAGTGAAAGATCTTCCAAACAATGAATCATCAAATGATCTTACACACGACAAGTCAGGGAAAATTCCCCTAAAAGATGATCCAACAAAAGGTCTGGCGGAAGATCAATCAACAAAATGTCTCTCAGAAGATGAAACATCAATTGAAAAGTCAACCCAAGTATTCTCAAAAGAAGCAGTGAAAGAATCATCAAAAGATTGCACAAGAGAAGATTCAATAAAAGATCTTCCAAAAGACGAGCCAGAAAAAGAAGagtcaaataaaaatctcttaAAAGAAGAGACATCAAAAAAAGAGTCAATGGAAAACCTATCAAATGAACAGTCCAAGAAGGATCTTGCAGAAGAAGAATATAAGAAAGTcctcacagaagaaagtcagcaGTCTCCCAAAGACTCTAATAGGGTCCATAAAGAACCAGATCTAACTGCTTCCACGCTGATGGAAACTGAACCAATCCCATCATCTAAAACAGAGGAGTCTTCTTCCTGTGAAGTAATCAAACCACATTCTGGCACTGAAAAGCCAGTGAACactgaagaaacaaaaccccatcacAGCTCTGCAGACACTACcacagaaaaagagcaaagtgCCATTCTCtcagaaactgaaaaacagagCATGTCTGAAGGAGACAAACATTCAACCAATGGAGAAAGTGACTCCATTGTTCCTAAACCTTCTGAAGATACAGATAGCCCTCAAGACAAAGTGCAAGAGAAGTCAGAATCCCCTAAGCTAGCATCAGTAGATCTTGAAAAATCATCTGTTTCTGATTCAACAAATACTCCAAGCACACCAAAAACCACAGAGAAAGTAGATAGTGAGGAAAAATGTGATGCAGCtgaaactgataaaaataagGATTTGAAAGCGTCAAAAGACAAGGATGAAAAGGGTGAAGCTGCAAACAGCTCAGAAGAATCTGCAGGAAAAAAATCAGGAGAAATTAAAGCTACAGAACAACCCAGTGAATCCACCAGTTCGGAGAATCCTCCTTCTGATAGAGAACATGAAAAGGAACCAGATTCAAAGGAAGGGAACAAAGAGAAGCCAATGGAAATTGATTCAGAGGGCGATAAAGCTGATAAAATTCAGTCGGCTGTTGACAAGGGATGTGGGACTATAACAGCAAGTAAGAAGGAAACTGATATTCCTGTGGATCAAAACATCACCTCAAGCAAAGAATCTAAGCAAGACGCGAGTTCTGGGGAAGACAAAAGCTCTGCTGTGAAAAGCAGTAAAAGACCAGGGCGGCCTCCCAAGAAATCTCAGGACAGTCAGGATGAGGATAAAACAGGCGAGGAACAAGAAGAAAAGACACAGCAGGAAAGAATTCGCATGAAGATCAAAATCCCAGCTCACAGACGGAAGGCAGAACTTCAGAGAGAAGAGGTGAGAGGAGATTCAGAGACTGAGGTGACTGACAGCAGGTGCTTGAGGAGATCTCCGAGAATCTGCAGACCCACTGCTAAAGCTGTGGAGATCCAGGACAGGAGGGCGGAACGGAAGCAGGCTACTCCGGTgtcagagaaagaaaaggaggaaaatgAAGACAAAGAGGATGAGGATCCTGTACCGAGTAAACCAAGGAAAGCTGAGCCAGATGGCCAAACAAAACCAAAG GCGGGGAGGCGTCGGAAACGGCAACCGTGGTCTCGTATGAGACGTAAAAGGAAAAgttctgatgatgatgatgaggacgAGGAAAGCGAGAGTGAGGAAGAGGAGACAGAGGAGGACGACAGCGATGAAGACTATAAGGTGGAGAAGACCAGGAAAAGAAGGAGAAACCGAAACCGAGAGCGGCACAGCTCTGACTCCTCTACCTCTTCATCAGAAGATGATACACCCAATGACGACCCCTGCAAACACTGTGGCCTTCCCAACCATCCCGAGCTG ATACTCCTGTGTGATTCCTGCGACAGCGGCTACCACACTGCCTGCCTGCGTCCTCCACTCATGATCATTCCAGACGGGGAATGGTTCTGTCCCCCCTGCCAGCAT AAGCAACTTTGTGACAGGCTCGAAGAGCAATTGCTGAATTTGGATGCCGCCCTCAAAAAGAAAGAACGTGCAGAGCGAAG GAAAGAGCGACTGGTGTATGTTGGCATCAGTGTAGAGAACATCATCACACCCTCC gtGGAAGTGGAGGAGGAAAAGGAGGTGGTggtgaaagagaagaaagatgTAAAGAAAAGCAAAGGATGGGGACGGAGATCAACCAGGGCAAAGAAATACATAAGCTACAG ATTTGATGAGTTTGATGAAGCAATTGAAGAAGCAATCGAGGAAGACATTAAAGAGGCAGAAGGTGGAG GAGCAGGCCGGGGAAAGGACATGGCAAACATCACAGGCCACAGAGAGAAGGACATGTCCACCATCCTACAGGAGGATGGGAAGGAGAACGGGCGGCCGCGGCGAATCAGTGCAGCTCAGAAGAAGAAACGGCGGCGTCTCAACGATCTAGACAGCGACAGTACCGTAGACGAGGAAGAGAGTGAAGACGAGTTCCGTCTCAGCGACAG cagttCAGAAGATGAGGAGTTTGTGGCCTCTGATAATGACGCGGAGAGCGAAGCAGAAGTCCCATCCTATGAGGACAGTGACTTCGGGAGTGATGTTGACCGCCCAAAGAGGAAACAGCCGCCACGCAGAAGACGCAAACCGAAAGGATACTCTGATGAAGAGGAGCTGGAAActgatgaagaggaggaagaggaggaattGG CGACAGAAGGCTCTAGTGAATTCAGTGATAGTGATCTGGACGTCCGCTGTCGGCGGTCCTATCGGAGTCGTAAGCAAGAGGTGAATTACTGTGAAAGCTCAGATTCTGACGGCTCACAGGCCAGCAccaacaaagacaaaaagaagaaaCGCAGACATCTATCCAGCTCCGACAGTGAAG CTAGTTTCCAGTCAGCCGAATCTGATGAAGAACGCAAGCCCAAGAAGATAAGAGCGGACTCGTCCGAAGAAGAGTCCAGGAAACGGCGAAGACGTCTGTCCCTTAAGCGTCGGAGGGAGTCGgaggatgacgatgatgatgactCGGACGAATCCGAGGAAGAGGAGCGGCCCATCCGGAAGCGTGTGAACCGCATCGACTCTGACGACAGCGAGAGTGAAGAGGAGGTGAAGAAGAGCCCGTcggagaaagagacagaggagaCTGGCAAAGGACCCAGTCCACTGGACTACAACTTGGTGGAGCTTCCTCCAACTAACGGACAGAGCCCAATGAAGGGTTTGGAGGGACTCATGCCTCGACCCGGGGTGGGAGTGACGGCTAAAAGCGGAAACGCCCCATCAGCAGTATCCATAGCACCGAACGGCATGGAGATTGCTGCGCCGGACGAAGATGAAGACGACCTTTTGGGCGTCACAGACCTTGTAGACTATGTATGCAACAGTGAACAGTTATAA